In Quercus robur chromosome 11, dhQueRobu3.1, whole genome shotgun sequence, the sequence ATTGGAGGACTTTAAGTTTATTCCTTCCCTTCTTTTGTAGGGCTAGTTCCTAGTTATGAATTTGGTTACGTTCATTTCTGCCCCACCACAAACGTCGAAAAGCTCAAATAATTTAACACAAAAGTAAACTCGTGGTCCTTGCCCATGACTCTTGCAAACCGTGTCGTATATATTCTGTTGTTGTTCTTTATAATTTGGAAGCTCCAGCTGGGAAGTTATTTTCTTTGGCATTCAATAATGCATAcaaatttcagaaaataaattaattaattaaataatgcataaaaatttgGATTCTTTAGCTATAATAAtaggaaaaagttaacaaaattcctaaaaatattagtttatgaaatatttttaaaaacttcttatgaaaaaaaaaaaaaaaaaaaacatctttttatattttgtattaaagtagtatcaaaattttgttaaaataatatattaacaaatGTCATACGTGCATCCGTTAATAGAACTATAATGATATTGTTGAGTTCAAGCAAAACTGAAAGGCACTGTTTAGAATATACAGTGTCACAGTGTCAGTTCAACATTTGTAACCTACCAAACATTTCCAAATGCAAAAGCAAAAGTTGGGACAATTCTATCTTTTATTATCCGTGGTAATCAGGGAAACCATATATAAATTGaacctgttttttttttgtcctgtGATAACAGAAAGCATTATGATATAGCATAGCAATCGTATTACCTAGCTAGGATTAACCCTTGTAATTATTATGATCATTATGGACGACCTTCAATAGTAAGATTATAATAGTATGGCAATTGTAGTACCTAGAATTAACCATTATGATTATTATGATGATTGTGTACTTTCTTCAGAAGCAAGCTGAACAGAATTAAAGCATaatgaacaaaatataattGGTTTCGCTAATCTTTGTAGGAGAGGGAGCTGATTGTAGCTTCAATCCAACTTCTAATCATTATACATAGAATCTCATAATGATAAACGGATGAAGAGGTCACTTAGATAATATAAGATCTCTAGAAACAGAGGAAGGTGTCTGATTGTCACAAAAGCGTTATAGTTTTTATCATAGTTTTACATACAAAAGCATAAATTCATAATCTACAATAAGAAATTATCAGAAACAGGGGAATTTACCTGAATTTTACTtcatgaaatttgatttcttcaaGAATTTATGGCACTTCGATTGCCTCCTAAGAGATCATGTACCAGGCCTACTGGTATGGCAAATGTCAGTAAACTAAAATGTTTTTGATGGAATTTTCATTCGGCATACAAATCATTAAGTTAATAGAGATCTGGTAGGAATTTGAGAGAAATTAAGGTTAGGGTTAGGTTTTAGGCTTAGCTTGTGATTTTATTCtttgattataaattttgtaaattgaTCATAAAAACATGTAATTAAGAAccctaattaataatttaaacgCCCAATTTCATGAGCCTTGAAggatttattaaataattacaattcTAGGGTTAGGATTTTTGTACAAATTGGGGATTTTGGTATTCTAAACATTGTTGTGTGAAAATTAATGCTTAAGTATGAAATTTAGAATCCTGATTAAAGTTTATAACTCCCAATTAGGTCATATTACAGTTGGATTAAGTTTAAATAAGAAAAGTGCGTCTTTAAGTATTACATTTATATTACTACCGCACGCTCTTAGTGCAATGGTTGTTTCACaaatataagtacttgtgggaTGTGGGAGGCAAGGATCGAAATTCAAGTCtacaggagggagcttcacacatatatacacttagattagactaaagtagattctatcttgtatcaaaaaaaaaaatttattacatttatatttatattttttaataattattatgttaAATTTGGGTTTGGCAATCTAGTaatgttttaacaaaattaGCCGGAATAATATATAATTGGGAAATCTGATTAATTCTACGAAATGTTTTAGAGGGAGTTTCTTTTTTCCCTTGCCGACTACTAGCCTAAAATTCTTGTAGAATTAGGTCTGTAGAAGagttgtgttgtctttgtatttgAAAATCAACTTTTGCGTGCCTATACAGCATCAAATCTTCACTCCGTTAGAAAGAAGTATTCTTtatgatgttatattgatggaattttcaagtttcaatatgTATACTATCTTGCATTACAATTAATCTTGCGAAAAAAGCGacaatgcaaaaacaaaaaggatCGAACAAAACCCACTATTAAACGGTCACCACTTCACCTAATTTGATCATCTGCAATGGCTTTACCAAATGTGCTTTCTGAGTAGATATTTCTTGAGAAACTTGTTGCATTGTTGGACGCGATTGTGCACTAGTGTGCAGGCAAGCAATCGCAATATTTGCAATGTGGAGCAAATCACTTGCAACTTGATTTGTAGGAAGTGAAAGGCGTTTGTCCAACAAATCGTTCAGTGGCATATTATGGGTTGTAAATGTTGTTGATGGTGATAGAGATAATATGAGATCTCCTGGATGCTTTCCCATGATTATTTCTAAAGTCAGCACTCCAAAACTATATACATCGCACTTTGTATTAATTTCCATTGTGTATGCAAGCtctgtcatttaaaaaaataaataaatagttatgGTAACACCATGTGATATAGTCACTACTTGAAATTGGTCCATACAAAAGCAAAAGGGGGGGAAATAATTTTAGGCATCAAAAATCAACTGCTCTTCATACATTAATTTATTGTTCAAATCACAGGACTCTAATTAGTTGGACTcaatccatttttaatatttcggtaaccaaaaaaaaaaaatatatatatatatatatatatccatttttactatttatacAATATTTTACATAAGGATGagacaaattatttttatttgattcaacGATTTCTAGTTAAATCTCGTAAATTTTCAATCATATTAAACTTCCTTGGTTAATGACTTCAACCATCATTTGACCTGAGCTAAACTAGATTTAACAAATTGGAAGGATAAGTAGAAAATTCTTAATATCTTGTTGGTTTGATTGGGAAGAATTTCAAATCACACTAAACATAGATCTGTGATTACAAAATACCAATTtctatgatataaaaaaaaaatatttattacaaATTGTTATAGTTAGATCATAGATAACAAAAAGTGACTAACCTGGAGCCATGTATCCATAGGTGCCAGCAAGTGTAGTCCAGTTGGAAGAATCGGGCTTCAAAAGCCTAGCAGTGCCAAAGTCAGATATATGAGCCTCATACTCTATATCTAGTAAAACATTCTTACTTGATATATCACGATGAATGATAGGAGTTGAGCAATCATGGTGCATATAAGCTAAAGCATTTGCCACACCTTTGATAACATTCACTCTCTTAATCCACTCAAATGCTTTTGCTCGTTCCTCATTGTTTAGTAACTGTAACAAACTTCCTCCTTCCAAAAACTCATAAACCAAAAGTGAGTGGCGTGGATGTGCACAAAAACcatataattttacaatattccGATGTCTTATTTCTGTTAAGGCATGAATTTCACTTATGAAGGCTTTTTGATTGGGTGTCTCACCATTAGGTAGTGAGTGAAGTTTCTTCACAGCAACGACTTGACTTGTTGGCAACTCAACTTTGTAAACACTTCCATACCCTCCTAGTCCAATGCAATATTTGGAACTGAATTCCTCTGTGGCTTCAATGATGTTTTCGTAAACCATTTTCCCATCAAAGCTCCATATTGCAAAAAGATCATCATTTTGTGTGCTTGTTAGCTTGTTTTCTATCTTCATCACTCTTTGGCTACATTTATGTGAAACTTGAAATGTGATAAATACAACAAACAAAGTGCCCAAAAGAGGGACTAAAATTATTATCACATAATTTCTATGTAAAGGATTATGAATCATTTGTGGGCAGGCCTTCAAACCAGTGACATTACCGCACAAGCCCTTGTTATTTTGAAATGCTTCATTTGGAGCATCGCGAAAGGCTTTTATGTTGGGAATAGGACCCTCTAGGTCATTGTAGGATATATCAATAGATGTCAAGCTTGAAATATCAGGAAAAGTTGATGGGATGGAACCAGAGAGATTATTGTGAGAAATGTTCAATATTTCTAACCGTGGCAAGTCTCCAAGCTGTGGTGGTATCTTTCCTATCAAGGCGTTCATGCTCAGATCAAGATTTTCAAGAGAATTAAGTCTACCTATTTCAGAAAAAATACTTCCCTCAAGTATATTTCTACTCATATTTAAGAATAGTAAATTTGAGCAATCCCCAAGTTCTTTGGGAATCAAACCACTTAGATTGTTTCCCGCTAGGTTCAAATTTTTCATCCTAGATAGCATTCCAATTTCTGAAGGAATTTTACCTGAAATTTGGTTATCACTCAACAGAAGTGTGATCAATGACTTTAGGCGCCTTAGTTCCTTTGGAATCTTTCCCATTAGATGATTTGATGAGAGATCAAGCTCAACTAGCTGAGTTGCCCCACTAAGCTTGGGAGGTATATTGCCTGAAATTTTATTGTTGGAGACTTTCAGGCTTGTCAAATTTTGGCACTGCCCCCACTTTGATGAAAGCTCACCATAAAGATTATTATAACTCAAATCCATGTAGATCAAGCTCGGGTAAATGCTGAAATCCTCAG encodes:
- the LOC126704931 gene encoding MDIS1-interacting receptor like kinase 2-like; this translates as MAYLLDKKLAAVFEVLLRIAIALIPLSHFAAFAFTNSTTSLVAAAAGDVGKEWKEAEALLNWRASLDNQSQTLLSSWGEGSPCKWVGIRCDEAGSLTGLNLSSFGLIGTLSNLSFSSFPDLLAIDLSWNSLYGNIPDQIGNISKLTLLNLAHNDLSETITSSIGRLSRLSYLDFSSNQLSGRIPSEIGLLRALLSLALDTNSLTGSIPTSIGNLGNLYELDLYDNKLSGSIPTTIGNLTKLINLKLMVNKLSGSIPPEINNLTNLRNLVLGSNEFTGHLSQYICHAGSLVHFSICDNHFTGPIPKGLKNCTTLTRIRLDGNQLVGNITEDFSIYPSLIYMDLSYNNLYGELSSKWGQCQNLTSLKVSNNKISGNIPPKLSGATQLVELDLSSNHLMGKIPKELRRLKSLITLLLSDNQISGKIPSEIGMLSRMKNLNLAGNNLSGLIPKELGDCSNLLFLNMSRNILEGSIFSEIGRLNSLENLDLSMNALIGKIPPQLGDLPRLEILNISHNNLSGSIPSTFPDISSLTSIDISYNDLEGPIPNIKAFRDAPNEAFQNNKGLCGNVTGLKACPQMIHNPLHRNYVIIILVPLLGTLFVVFITFQVSHKCSQRVMKIENKLTSTQNDDLFAIWSFDGKMVYENIIEATEEFSSKYCIGLGGYGSVYKVELPTSQVVAVKKLHSLPNGETPNQKAFISEIHALTEIRHRNIVKLYGFCAHPRHSLLVYEFLEGGSLLQLLNNEERAKAFEWIKRVNVIKGVANALAYMHHDCSTPIIHRDISSKNVLLDIEYEAHISDFGTARLLKPDSSNWTTLAGTYGYMAPELAYTMEINTKCDVYSFGVLTLEIIMGKHPGDLILSLSPSTTFTTHNMPLNDLLDKRLSLPTNQVASDLLHIANIAIACLHTSAQSRPTMQQVSQEISTQKAHLVKPLQMIKLGEVVTV